Genomic DNA from candidate division WOR-3 bacterium:
CGGTTGCAATGGTGGGTGATGTTGTCCATGTTGTCTACTACCGCGGTGCGCTTCTTGCCAGTACTTTCTACAGACGCTCCACCGACCGGGGTGCTACATGGCAGGCTGAGGTCCAACTGTCAACGTCAATCTACGGTTCGTTCCCGGCCATAGCGGTGAATGGTGATATTGTCCACGTTGTGTGGTTCGAATTCAGTGGTTCGTCCTATGTAATCAACTACAAGAGGTCCACGGATGCCGGTGTGAGTTGGGGAGCAACGACGACAATTAGCGGAGCTGGTACGTATCACGAGGTGCCGTCAATCGCTGTTTCCGGTAATAGCGTGCACGTTGCCTGGGACGATGGTGCGCAGACTCTGTACTACAGACGTTCAACAAATGCGGGAGGTTCTTGGCTTTCGGTGCAGACGCTCCGTGCGTCGAACGCAGCGACCGCTTCGGTGGCCGCAGATGGTAACACAGTGCTTGTGTCGTACTCGGTGGGCTCTGGTTCAGCCTGGGATATATATCTCAGGCGGTCTACTGACGGCGGGGCCAGCTTCTTGTCCGAAGTTCTTGTGACGGACGCCGGAACCCTGGCCGACATCAGTTCGTTGTCAGTACGCGGCAGCAACTGCAACGTGGTGTGGTATGATAACGGCAGCGGAAACTACGATGTTCGGGGCCGCCGATCCACTGATGGTGGAGCCACGTGGCAGAGCCCAGTGACAATAGCCGGCGGTACCAGCAGCCAGGAAGCGCCCTGCATTGTGGCCAGTCCGTCGAATGTTCTTCACGTTGTGTACGAAGATAATGGGGTCGAGAACTACGAGATTTGGCACAAGTACTCGACTGACAATGGCGCGACCTGGAGTACGGCCACAAGGTTGAGCCAGGGTGCGAATGTCTCTCAACGTCCCACCATCTGCCTTGATGGTACTAACACTCTGGGGGTAGCCTGGTGTGACGAACGGAATGGTAACTACGACATCTACTTCCGCCGCGGTATCGTTTCTCCGTCACCAAGTC
This window encodes:
- a CDS encoding sialidase family protein, yielding MRKPVSIKAFVIRVTIAVLLLAAGALGQWDPERRVTTGSDHEFTTAGNARAVAMVGDVVHVVYYRGALLASTFYRRSTDRGATWQAEVQLSTSIYGSFPAIAVNGDIVHVVWFEFSGSSYVINYKRSTDAGVSWGATTTISGAGTYHEVPSIAVSGNSVHVAWDDGAQTLYYRRSTNAGGSWLSVQTLRASNAATASVAADGNTVLVSYSVGSGSAWDIYLRRSTDGGASFLSEVLVTDAGTLADISSLSVRGSNCNVVWYDNGSGNYDVRGRRSTDGGATWQSPVTIAGGTSSQEAPCIVASPSNVLHVVYEDNGVENYEIWHKYSTDNGATWSTATRLSQGANVSQRPTICLDGTNTLGVAWCDERNGNYDIYFRRGIVSPSPSPDIQAVSIDAPTGTVLWNTSHQPKAKFKNNSATEQTFDVCFRIGTWISGPKTMTLGPGATDQMTFDWWTASTPGTFQTKCSAYVAGDINRANDTLIRSVFVSYLDAQPVSILSPSGTVNQGQSVPVQVRVRNNSNIMQSIPCRFRIPSTGYDVTRTADEVPAGEEQTITFPNWTAAGSGNVAMQCSTELIGDMVPDNDKLPGTVFVQVLDAQPTIIVSPSGTVNQG